A genomic region of Oncorhynchus mykiss isolate Arlee chromosome 4, USDA_OmykA_1.1, whole genome shotgun sequence contains the following coding sequences:
- the snx14 gene encoding sorting nexin-14 isoform X1 encodes MERIRVYLENLKQGLQIDVLREVGRQYPVFCFLLVFMLSSTILLNRYLHILMVFWSFLAGVITFYCSLGTESLLPNILFTMKPKNKQQEQQELFPLGHSCAVCGKVKCKRHRPTLLLENYQPWLDLKVYSKVDASMSELLELVLENFVYPWYRDITDDEACVDELRMTFRFFASVLVRRAQKVDVPSLISGKMMKAAMKHVEIIAKAKQKVKNTEGLQQAALDEYGPDLHVALRSRREELLYLRKVTEMLFSYLMPPKATDCRSLALLMREVMVGSVFLPTLDFMADPDTVNHMVLIFVDDSPPELAMDPPSALVPFLQKYADPRTKKTSVLKLELKEIREQQDLLFRFMNFLKQEGAVQVLQFCLTVEEFNDKILCPELSDSELQRLHGEVQHLYETYCLEESIDKISFDPFIIEEIRNIAQGPYEGVVKLQTMHCLFEAYEHVLSLLESVFTPMFCHSDEYFRHLLRGVESPKMDSRMNRNSLSLDDMRNISKRGESFGISRIGSKIKGVFKSTTMEGTMLPYAMVNAEDEAIEEATVVVEDNTPVEACSTPGVLRNLSAWSITIPYVDEVNRERVPVFCIQVERNDRKEAVFSVGQETENWSIFRRYMEFYVLENKLTEFHGSFADAQLPSKRIIGPKNYEFLSSKREEFEEYLQRLMQHPELSNSQLLADFLSPHSMESQFMDKMLPDVNLGKIFRSVPGKIIKEKGQNLEPFIQSFFNSCESPKAKPSRPEMTMLSPTAEKNKKLFTDLYKNNANLPEGLEKKHNRNCFMEVISVEGMYDYMMFMGRVVFHMPDWLHHILSGGRILFKNTLEAYMDNYIQHKLDVILQEHHVVSLVTMLRDAVFCETSEELTTGDKQRRAKKAFEEMMNYLPDFVEKCIGQEAKYEGIRLLFDGFQQPLLNKQMTYVLMDIAVEELFPELGKVNS; translated from the exons ATGGAACGTATTCGAGTTTATTTGGAGAATCTGAAGCAAGGACTGCAAATTGATGTCCTGAGGGAAGTTGGACGTCAATACCCTGTCTTTTGCTTTCTTCTGGTTTTCATGCTTTCATCAACTATACTTCTTAATAG GTATCTCCACATTCTGATGGTGTTTTGGTCCTTCCTGGCTGGAGTGATTACATTCTATTGCTCCCTCGGCACAGAATCCCTCCTGCCCAACATCCTCTTCACCATGAAGCCCAAGAACAAA cagcaggagcaacaggaGCTGTTTCCATTGGGACACAGCTGTGCAGTGTGTGGAAAAGTAAAGTGCAAACGTCACAG ACCAACATTACTCCTAGAAAACTATCAGCCATGGTTGGACTTGAAAGTCTACTCAAAAGTGGATGCTTCTATGTCAGAG TTGCTCGAGTTGGTTCTGGAGAATTTTGTATATCCCTGGTACAG GGACATCACCGATGATGAGGCATGCGTAGATGAACTGAGAATGACTTTTCGTTTCTTTGCATCTGTGTTAGTTCGACGCGCTCAGAAG GTTGATGTCCCCTCACTTATTTCTGGCAAAATGATGAAAGCTGCCATGAAGCACGTTGAAATCATTGCAAAGGCCAAACAAAAAG tgaAGAACACTGAAGGTTTGCAGCAGGCTGCTCTAGATGAGTATGGCCCTGACCTGCATGTTGCCCTGCGCAGTCGCAGAGAGGAGCTGCTTTATCTCAGGAAGGTGACGGAGATGCTCTTTTCCTATCTCATGCCACCCAAAGCTACTGACTGCAG ATCTTTAGCTCTGCTGATGCGAGAGGTCATGGTAGGGTCTGTGTTCCTCCCCACCTTGGACTTCATGGCTGATCCT GATACTGTGAACCACATGGTTCTAATATTTGTTGATGACTCTCCA CCTGAGCTGGCCATGGATCCACCATCTGCCCTGGTTCCATTCCTGCAGAAATACGCTGACCCTCGTACCAAGAAGACATCT GTGCTGAAGCTGGAGCTGAAGGAGATCCGGGAGCAACAGGACCTGCTCTTCCGCTTCATGAACTTCCTGAAGCAGGAGGGGGCCGTGCAGGTTCTTCAGTTCTGCCTCACTGTGG AGGAGTTCAATGATAAGATCCTGTGTCCGGAGCTGAGTGACTCTGAGCTGCAGCGCCTGCATGGAGAGGTGCAGCACCTCTATGAGACCTACTGCCTGGAAGAAAGCATCGACAAGATCAGCTTTGACCCCTTCATCATCGAGGAAATACGAAACA TTGCACAGGGGCCGTACGAGGGTGTGGTGAAGCTGCAGACCATGCACTGCCTGTTTGAGGCCTATGAGCATGTGCTGTCCCTGCTTGAGAGCGTCTTCACCCCAATGTTCTGCCACAGCGATGAG taTTTCAGACACCTTCTGAGGGGGGTGGAGTCTCCAAAAATGGACTCCAGAATGAACAG GAATAGTCTGAGTTTGGATGATATGAG GAATATCTCAAAACGAGGGGAGTCCTTCGGGATAAGCAGGATCGGCAGCAAAATCAAAGGTGTCTTCAAAAGCACTACCATGGAGGGGACTATGCTGCCGTACGCCATGGTCAATGCTGAAGATGAAGCG ATTGAGGAGGCCACAGTGGTGGTGGAGGATAACACCCCAGTGGAGGCTTGCAGTACTCCAGGAGTCCTGAGGAACCTGTCAGCCTGGAGCATCACCATCCCCTACGTTGATGAGGTCAATAGGGAGAGAGTCCCTGTGTTCTGTATCCAAGTGGAACGCAACGACAGGAAGGAAG CGGTTTTCTCAGTGGGGCAAGAAACGGAGAACTGGTCCATCTTCAGAAGATACATGGAATTCTACGTTCTAGAAAATAAACTCACAGAGTTCCATG GCTCATTTGCAGATGCACAGCTTCCCTCCAAAAGAATTATTGGACCAAAGAACTATGAGTTCTTGTCATCCAAAAGGGAAGAATTTGAGGAATATTTGCAG AGACTGATGCAGCACCCAGAGCTAAGTAACAGTCAGTTGTTGGCAGACTTCCTATCGCCTCACAGCATGGAGTCTCAGTTCATGGACAAGATGTTGCCTGATGTCAACCTCG GTAAAATATTCAGGTCTGTCCCTGGAAAAATTATTAAAGAG AAAGGACAGAACCTGGAGCCCTTCATCCAGTCCTTCTTCAACTCCTGTGAATCTCCCAAAGCCAAACCTAGCAGACCAGAGATGACCATGCTCAGCCCTACTGCTGAGAAGAACAAGAAG CTATTCACTGACCTGTACAAAAACAACGCTAACCTGCCCGAGGGCCTGGAGAAGAAACACAACCGGAACTGCTTTATGGAGGTGATCTCAGTGGAAGGGATGTATGACTACATGATGTTCATGG GTCGAGTGGTGTTCCACATGCCAGACTGGTTGCACCACATCCTGTCAGGGGGACGGATCTTGTTCAAGAACACGCTGGAGGCCTACATGGATAACTACATCCAGCACAAACTGGACGTGATCCTGCAGGAGCATCACGTCGTCTCTCTCGTCACCATGCTCAGAG ATGCTGTGTTCTGTGAGACCAGTGAGGAACTCACTACAGGAGACAAGCAGAGAAGAGCCAAGAAGGCATTTGAAGAGATGATGAATTATTTGCCAG ACTTTGTGGAAAAGTGCATCGGACAGGAGGCCAAATACGAGGGCATCAGGCTTCTCTTTGACGGTTTTCAGCAGCCTCTTCTTAACAAGCAG ATGACTTACGTTCTGATGGATATTGCTGTCGAAGAACTGTTTCCAGAGCTTGGCAAGGTCAATTCCTAA
- the snx14 gene encoding sorting nexin-14 isoform X3, giving the protein MERIRVYLENLKQGLQIDVLREVGRQYPVFCFLLVFMLSSTILLNRYLHILMVFWSFLAGVITFYCSLGTESLLPNILFTMKPKNKQQEQQELFPLGHSCAVCGKVKCKRHRPTLLLENYQPWLDLKVYSKVDASMSELLELVLENFVYPWYRDITDDEACVDELRMTFRFFASVLVRRAQKVDVPSLISGKMMKAAMKHVEIIAKAKQKVKNTEGLQQAALDEYGPDLHVALRSRREELLYLRKVTEMLFSYLMPPKATDCRSLALLMREVMVGSVFLPTLDFMADPDTVNHMVLIFVDDSPPELAMDPPSALVPFLQKYADPRTKKTSVLKLELKEIREQQDLLFRFMNFLKQEGAVQVLQFCLTVEEFNDKILCPELSDSELQRLHGEVQHLYETYCLEESIDKISFDPFIIEEIRNIAQGPYEGVVKLQTMHCLFEAYEHVLSLLESVFTPMFCHSDEYFRHLLRGVESPKMDSRMNRNISKRGESFGISRIGSKIKGVFKSTTMEGTMLPYAMVNAEDEAIEEATVVVEDNTPVEACSTPGVLRNLSAWSITIPYVDEVNRERVPVFCIQVERNDRKEAVFSVGQETENWSIFRRYMEFYVLENKLTEFHGSFADAQLPSKRIIGPKNYEFLSSKREEFEEYLQRLMQHPELSNSQLLADFLSPHSMESQFMDKMLPDVNLGKIFRSVPGKIIKEKGQNLEPFIQSFFNSCESPKAKPSRPEMTMLSPTAEKNKKLFTDLYKNNANLPEGLEKKHNRNCFMEVISVEGMYDYMMFMGRVVFHMPDWLHHILSGGRILFKNTLEAYMDNYIQHKLDVILQEHHVVSLVTMLRDAVFCETSEELTTGDKQRRAKKAFEEMMNYLPDFVEKCIGQEAKYEGIRLLFDGFQQPLLNKQMTYVLMDIAVEELFPELGKVNS; this is encoded by the exons ATGGAACGTATTCGAGTTTATTTGGAGAATCTGAAGCAAGGACTGCAAATTGATGTCCTGAGGGAAGTTGGACGTCAATACCCTGTCTTTTGCTTTCTTCTGGTTTTCATGCTTTCATCAACTATACTTCTTAATAG GTATCTCCACATTCTGATGGTGTTTTGGTCCTTCCTGGCTGGAGTGATTACATTCTATTGCTCCCTCGGCACAGAATCCCTCCTGCCCAACATCCTCTTCACCATGAAGCCCAAGAACAAA cagcaggagcaacaggaGCTGTTTCCATTGGGACACAGCTGTGCAGTGTGTGGAAAAGTAAAGTGCAAACGTCACAG ACCAACATTACTCCTAGAAAACTATCAGCCATGGTTGGACTTGAAAGTCTACTCAAAAGTGGATGCTTCTATGTCAGAG TTGCTCGAGTTGGTTCTGGAGAATTTTGTATATCCCTGGTACAG GGACATCACCGATGATGAGGCATGCGTAGATGAACTGAGAATGACTTTTCGTTTCTTTGCATCTGTGTTAGTTCGACGCGCTCAGAAG GTTGATGTCCCCTCACTTATTTCTGGCAAAATGATGAAAGCTGCCATGAAGCACGTTGAAATCATTGCAAAGGCCAAACAAAAAG tgaAGAACACTGAAGGTTTGCAGCAGGCTGCTCTAGATGAGTATGGCCCTGACCTGCATGTTGCCCTGCGCAGTCGCAGAGAGGAGCTGCTTTATCTCAGGAAGGTGACGGAGATGCTCTTTTCCTATCTCATGCCACCCAAAGCTACTGACTGCAG ATCTTTAGCTCTGCTGATGCGAGAGGTCATGGTAGGGTCTGTGTTCCTCCCCACCTTGGACTTCATGGCTGATCCT GATACTGTGAACCACATGGTTCTAATATTTGTTGATGACTCTCCA CCTGAGCTGGCCATGGATCCACCATCTGCCCTGGTTCCATTCCTGCAGAAATACGCTGACCCTCGTACCAAGAAGACATCT GTGCTGAAGCTGGAGCTGAAGGAGATCCGGGAGCAACAGGACCTGCTCTTCCGCTTCATGAACTTCCTGAAGCAGGAGGGGGCCGTGCAGGTTCTTCAGTTCTGCCTCACTGTGG AGGAGTTCAATGATAAGATCCTGTGTCCGGAGCTGAGTGACTCTGAGCTGCAGCGCCTGCATGGAGAGGTGCAGCACCTCTATGAGACCTACTGCCTGGAAGAAAGCATCGACAAGATCAGCTTTGACCCCTTCATCATCGAGGAAATACGAAACA TTGCACAGGGGCCGTACGAGGGTGTGGTGAAGCTGCAGACCATGCACTGCCTGTTTGAGGCCTATGAGCATGTGCTGTCCCTGCTTGAGAGCGTCTTCACCCCAATGTTCTGCCACAGCGATGAG taTTTCAGACACCTTCTGAGGGGGGTGGAGTCTCCAAAAATGGACTCCAGAATGAACAG GAATATCTCAAAACGAGGGGAGTCCTTCGGGATAAGCAGGATCGGCAGCAAAATCAAAGGTGTCTTCAAAAGCACTACCATGGAGGGGACTATGCTGCCGTACGCCATGGTCAATGCTGAAGATGAAGCG ATTGAGGAGGCCACAGTGGTGGTGGAGGATAACACCCCAGTGGAGGCTTGCAGTACTCCAGGAGTCCTGAGGAACCTGTCAGCCTGGAGCATCACCATCCCCTACGTTGATGAGGTCAATAGGGAGAGAGTCCCTGTGTTCTGTATCCAAGTGGAACGCAACGACAGGAAGGAAG CGGTTTTCTCAGTGGGGCAAGAAACGGAGAACTGGTCCATCTTCAGAAGATACATGGAATTCTACGTTCTAGAAAATAAACTCACAGAGTTCCATG GCTCATTTGCAGATGCACAGCTTCCCTCCAAAAGAATTATTGGACCAAAGAACTATGAGTTCTTGTCATCCAAAAGGGAAGAATTTGAGGAATATTTGCAG AGACTGATGCAGCACCCAGAGCTAAGTAACAGTCAGTTGTTGGCAGACTTCCTATCGCCTCACAGCATGGAGTCTCAGTTCATGGACAAGATGTTGCCTGATGTCAACCTCG GTAAAATATTCAGGTCTGTCCCTGGAAAAATTATTAAAGAG AAAGGACAGAACCTGGAGCCCTTCATCCAGTCCTTCTTCAACTCCTGTGAATCTCCCAAAGCCAAACCTAGCAGACCAGAGATGACCATGCTCAGCCCTACTGCTGAGAAGAACAAGAAG CTATTCACTGACCTGTACAAAAACAACGCTAACCTGCCCGAGGGCCTGGAGAAGAAACACAACCGGAACTGCTTTATGGAGGTGATCTCAGTGGAAGGGATGTATGACTACATGATGTTCATGG GTCGAGTGGTGTTCCACATGCCAGACTGGTTGCACCACATCCTGTCAGGGGGACGGATCTTGTTCAAGAACACGCTGGAGGCCTACATGGATAACTACATCCAGCACAAACTGGACGTGATCCTGCAGGAGCATCACGTCGTCTCTCTCGTCACCATGCTCAGAG ATGCTGTGTTCTGTGAGACCAGTGAGGAACTCACTACAGGAGACAAGCAGAGAAGAGCCAAGAAGGCATTTGAAGAGATGATGAATTATTTGCCAG ACTTTGTGGAAAAGTGCATCGGACAGGAGGCCAAATACGAGGGCATCAGGCTTCTCTTTGACGGTTTTCAGCAGCCTCTTCTTAACAAGCAG ATGACTTACGTTCTGATGGATATTGCTGTCGAAGAACTGTTTCCAGAGCTTGGCAAGGTCAATTCCTAA
- the snx14 gene encoding sorting nexin-14 isoform X4 produces the protein MERIRVYLENLKQGLQIDVLREVGRQYPVFCFLLVFMLSSTILLNRYLHILMVFWSFLAGVITFYCSLGTESLLPNILFTMKPKNKQQEQQELFPLGHSCAVCGKVKCKRHRPTLLLENYQPWLDLKVYSKVDASMSELLELVLENFVYPWYRDITDDEACVDELRMTFRFFASVLVRRAQKVDVPSLISGKMMKAAMKHVEIIAKAKQKVKNTEGLQQAALDEYGPDLHVALRSRREELLYLRKVTEMLFSYLMPPKATDCRSLALLMREVMVGSVFLPTLDFMADPDTVNHMVLIFVDDSPPELAMDPPSALVPFLQKYADPRTKKTSVLKLELKEIREQQDLLFRFMNFLKQEGAVQVLQFCLTVEEFNDKILCPELSDSELQRLHGEVQHLYETYCLEESIDKISFDPFIIEEIRNIAQGPYEGVVKLQTMHCLFEAYEHVLSLLESVFTPMFCHSDEYFRHLLRGVESPKMDSRMNRNISKRGESFGISRIGSKIKGVFKSTTMEGTMLPYAMVNAEDEAIEEATVVVEDNTPVEACSTPGVLRNLSAWSITIPYVDEVNRERVPVFCIQVERNDRKEVGQETENWSIFRRYMEFYVLENKLTEFHGSFADAQLPSKRIIGPKNYEFLSSKREEFEEYLQRLMQHPELSNSQLLADFLSPHSMESQFMDKMLPDVNLGKIFRSVPGKIIKEKGQNLEPFIQSFFNSCESPKAKPSRPEMTMLSPTAEKNKKLFTDLYKNNANLPEGLEKKHNRNCFMEVISVEGMYDYMMFMGRVVFHMPDWLHHILSGGRILFKNTLEAYMDNYIQHKLDVILQEHHVVSLVTMLRDAVFCETSEELTTGDKQRRAKKAFEEMMNYLPDFVEKCIGQEAKYEGIRLLFDGFQQPLLNKQMTYVLMDIAVEELFPELGKVNS, from the exons ATGGAACGTATTCGAGTTTATTTGGAGAATCTGAAGCAAGGACTGCAAATTGATGTCCTGAGGGAAGTTGGACGTCAATACCCTGTCTTTTGCTTTCTTCTGGTTTTCATGCTTTCATCAACTATACTTCTTAATAG GTATCTCCACATTCTGATGGTGTTTTGGTCCTTCCTGGCTGGAGTGATTACATTCTATTGCTCCCTCGGCACAGAATCCCTCCTGCCCAACATCCTCTTCACCATGAAGCCCAAGAACAAA cagcaggagcaacaggaGCTGTTTCCATTGGGACACAGCTGTGCAGTGTGTGGAAAAGTAAAGTGCAAACGTCACAG ACCAACATTACTCCTAGAAAACTATCAGCCATGGTTGGACTTGAAAGTCTACTCAAAAGTGGATGCTTCTATGTCAGAG TTGCTCGAGTTGGTTCTGGAGAATTTTGTATATCCCTGGTACAG GGACATCACCGATGATGAGGCATGCGTAGATGAACTGAGAATGACTTTTCGTTTCTTTGCATCTGTGTTAGTTCGACGCGCTCAGAAG GTTGATGTCCCCTCACTTATTTCTGGCAAAATGATGAAAGCTGCCATGAAGCACGTTGAAATCATTGCAAAGGCCAAACAAAAAG tgaAGAACACTGAAGGTTTGCAGCAGGCTGCTCTAGATGAGTATGGCCCTGACCTGCATGTTGCCCTGCGCAGTCGCAGAGAGGAGCTGCTTTATCTCAGGAAGGTGACGGAGATGCTCTTTTCCTATCTCATGCCACCCAAAGCTACTGACTGCAG ATCTTTAGCTCTGCTGATGCGAGAGGTCATGGTAGGGTCTGTGTTCCTCCCCACCTTGGACTTCATGGCTGATCCT GATACTGTGAACCACATGGTTCTAATATTTGTTGATGACTCTCCA CCTGAGCTGGCCATGGATCCACCATCTGCCCTGGTTCCATTCCTGCAGAAATACGCTGACCCTCGTACCAAGAAGACATCT GTGCTGAAGCTGGAGCTGAAGGAGATCCGGGAGCAACAGGACCTGCTCTTCCGCTTCATGAACTTCCTGAAGCAGGAGGGGGCCGTGCAGGTTCTTCAGTTCTGCCTCACTGTGG AGGAGTTCAATGATAAGATCCTGTGTCCGGAGCTGAGTGACTCTGAGCTGCAGCGCCTGCATGGAGAGGTGCAGCACCTCTATGAGACCTACTGCCTGGAAGAAAGCATCGACAAGATCAGCTTTGACCCCTTCATCATCGAGGAAATACGAAACA TTGCACAGGGGCCGTACGAGGGTGTGGTGAAGCTGCAGACCATGCACTGCCTGTTTGAGGCCTATGAGCATGTGCTGTCCCTGCTTGAGAGCGTCTTCACCCCAATGTTCTGCCACAGCGATGAG taTTTCAGACACCTTCTGAGGGGGGTGGAGTCTCCAAAAATGGACTCCAGAATGAACAG GAATATCTCAAAACGAGGGGAGTCCTTCGGGATAAGCAGGATCGGCAGCAAAATCAAAGGTGTCTTCAAAAGCACTACCATGGAGGGGACTATGCTGCCGTACGCCATGGTCAATGCTGAAGATGAAGCG ATTGAGGAGGCCACAGTGGTGGTGGAGGATAACACCCCAGTGGAGGCTTGCAGTACTCCAGGAGTCCTGAGGAACCTGTCAGCCTGGAGCATCACCATCCCCTACGTTGATGAGGTCAATAGGGAGAGAGTCCCTGTGTTCTGTATCCAAGTGGAACGCAACGACAGGAAGGAAG TGGGGCAAGAAACGGAGAACTGGTCCATCTTCAGAAGATACATGGAATTCTACGTTCTAGAAAATAAACTCACAGAGTTCCATG GCTCATTTGCAGATGCACAGCTTCCCTCCAAAAGAATTATTGGACCAAAGAACTATGAGTTCTTGTCATCCAAAAGGGAAGAATTTGAGGAATATTTGCAG AGACTGATGCAGCACCCAGAGCTAAGTAACAGTCAGTTGTTGGCAGACTTCCTATCGCCTCACAGCATGGAGTCTCAGTTCATGGACAAGATGTTGCCTGATGTCAACCTCG GTAAAATATTCAGGTCTGTCCCTGGAAAAATTATTAAAGAG AAAGGACAGAACCTGGAGCCCTTCATCCAGTCCTTCTTCAACTCCTGTGAATCTCCCAAAGCCAAACCTAGCAGACCAGAGATGACCATGCTCAGCCCTACTGCTGAGAAGAACAAGAAG CTATTCACTGACCTGTACAAAAACAACGCTAACCTGCCCGAGGGCCTGGAGAAGAAACACAACCGGAACTGCTTTATGGAGGTGATCTCAGTGGAAGGGATGTATGACTACATGATGTTCATGG GTCGAGTGGTGTTCCACATGCCAGACTGGTTGCACCACATCCTGTCAGGGGGACGGATCTTGTTCAAGAACACGCTGGAGGCCTACATGGATAACTACATCCAGCACAAACTGGACGTGATCCTGCAGGAGCATCACGTCGTCTCTCTCGTCACCATGCTCAGAG ATGCTGTGTTCTGTGAGACCAGTGAGGAACTCACTACAGGAGACAAGCAGAGAAGAGCCAAGAAGGCATTTGAAGAGATGATGAATTATTTGCCAG ACTTTGTGGAAAAGTGCATCGGACAGGAGGCCAAATACGAGGGCATCAGGCTTCTCTTTGACGGTTTTCAGCAGCCTCTTCTTAACAAGCAG ATGACTTACGTTCTGATGGATATTGCTGTCGAAGAACTGTTTCCAGAGCTTGGCAAGGTCAATTCCTAA